One window of Chryseobacterium indologenes genomic DNA carries:
- a CDS encoding T9SS-dependent M36 family metallopeptidase: protein MKNKALPLLFAVFSAFPTVLFGQDNEKLIKDYISQNKIREYKKSALNNIIVDIVDPSKSLNGNVVKFLQTYNSLPIYSSVGTALIKDNKIVYYTDNFIKDYTASTSGTAAISKSTALQKIAEDLKNPDIANFTILEYLEKTQKKATSANQRLVYTNDESGNLRLAYEYTLTEPKTPNYWNILVDANNGNILLKNNLTLSCNFHHDAYSSDAEYGHADHFENTLMGPKNNVAQNNIPLLLPDNASYNVFPLPIEAPTFGSRSIITNPWILSASPEGWHSDGTNHYTVTRGNNVFAYEDAAGTALTAPDYLTGAPADGGATRNFDFPFNINETPLNNRNAAITNLFYLNNRIHDVFYKFGFTESARNFQQNNFGNGPVGGDDDSVYAEAQDGSGLNNANFSSGQDGYNGKMQMYLWSPVGRVFYYNAPSTAISRTPGAGTAQFGNPLPMSGITGDVALSSVLDGCTALPASSLTNKIGLVERGTCSFAVKVKNLQDAGAKAAIVYNNAVNGATIGNMAGNDPTIIIPSVLINNAEGEYIKTQMAASTTVNVTLKGNMTPDGSFDNGIVTHEYGHGISNRMTGTGYNCLNAGVSKEQMGEGWSDFFALMLTNKAGDNATVARGTGTYALGQAITGAGIRPAKYSTSLAVNGFTYGDTNGMEYNNGSAVVPDVHSIGFVWATMLWDLHWKYVEKYGYSSDVLSTTPNGSTKVLQLVTDALKLQGCNPSFIDGRNAILAAELATTGGVDKCMIWGVFARRGLGVSASAGVKNNINDQIQDFNVPEQCLLATNEVNGDKNKNISIYPNPAKDEFYINFPSNTLGKVSVELYDMSGKLVSSEDKISPDAKNAISTSNLVNGTYMVKIKGLGFEAASKVMVKK from the coding sequence ATGAAAAACAAAGCTTTACCTCTTTTATTTGCGGTATTTTCTGCATTTCCAACAGTATTGTTTGGACAGGATAATGAAAAACTGATTAAGGATTATATTTCTCAAAATAAGATTAGAGAATATAAAAAGTCTGCTCTTAATAATATCATTGTTGATATTGTAGATCCTTCAAAATCCTTAAATGGTAATGTTGTGAAATTTTTACAGACTTATAATAGTTTACCAATTTACAGTTCTGTAGGAACAGCATTGATCAAGGACAATAAAATTGTTTATTATACAGATAATTTTATAAAAGATTATACTGCATCTACATCCGGTACAGCTGCTATTAGTAAAAGCACAGCGCTTCAAAAAATTGCTGAAGACCTGAAAAATCCTGATATTGCAAATTTTACGATTCTTGAATATCTTGAAAAGACTCAAAAAAAAGCCACATCAGCCAATCAAAGACTTGTATATACTAACGACGAGAGCGGAAACTTACGCTTGGCTTATGAATATACCTTAACGGAACCAAAAACTCCGAATTACTGGAATATTTTAGTAGATGCCAACAATGGAAATATCCTGTTAAAAAATAATCTGACTTTATCTTGTAATTTCCATCATGATGCTTATAGCTCAGATGCTGAATATGGCCATGCTGATCATTTTGAAAATACCCTAATGGGCCCCAAAAATAATGTAGCACAGAATAATATTCCGTTACTTTTACCGGATAATGCATCCTATAACGTGTTTCCATTGCCAATTGAAGCACCTACTTTTGGTTCAAGATCAATCATTACTAATCCTTGGATCCTGAGTGCTTCTCCTGAAGGATGGCATTCTGACGGAACCAATCATTATACGGTTACAAGAGGAAATAATGTTTTTGCCTATGAAGACGCTGCAGGAACAGCTTTAACAGCGCCTGATTATCTTACAGGAGCTCCGGCAGATGGTGGGGCTACAAGAAATTTTGATTTCCCTTTTAATATCAATGAAACTCCTTTAAATAACAGGAATGCTGCCATTACGAATTTATTTTATCTGAATAATAGAATTCATGATGTTTTCTACAAATTTGGATTTACAGAATCTGCCAGAAACTTCCAGCAGAATAATTTTGGTAATGGACCTGTAGGAGGAGATGATGATTCTGTATATGCAGAGGCGCAGGATGGAAGCGGATTAAATAATGCCAATTTCTCTTCAGGGCAGGATGGTTATAATGGTAAAATGCAGATGTACCTTTGGTCTCCGGTAGGAAGAGTATTTTATTATAATGCACCAAGTACTGCTATTTCCCGTACACCGGGAGCAGGAACTGCGCAATTTGGTAATCCACTACCTATGAGCGGTATTACAGGAGATGTAGCACTCTCATCAGTTTTGGATGGTTGTACAGCTTTGCCTGCAAGTTCATTGACTAATAAAATAGGACTGGTTGAAAGAGGAACATGTTCTTTTGCTGTTAAAGTGAAAAACCTTCAGGATGCCGGGGCTAAAGCGGCGATTGTTTATAACAACGCAGTGAATGGGGCTACTATAGGTAATATGGCGGGTAACGATCCGACAATTATAATTCCTTCGGTACTTATTAACAATGCAGAAGGAGAATATATCAAAACTCAAATGGCAGCAAGTACAACAGTAAATGTTACCTTGAAAGGAAATATGACTCCTGATGGAAGTTTTGATAATGGAATCGTAACTCATGAATATGGTCATGGAATATCCAACAGAATGACAGGTACAGGATACAACTGTCTGAATGCAGGAGTAAGTAAAGAACAAATGGGAGAAGGATGGTCTGATTTCTTCGCCTTAATGTTGACTAATAAAGCTGGAGACAATGCTACTGTGGCAAGAGGTACAGGTACTTATGCATTAGGTCAGGCGATAACAGGTGCTGGTATCAGACCTGCAAAATATTCAACAAGTCTTGCAGTTAACGGATTTACATATGGAGATACCAATGGAATGGAATATAATAACGGATCAGCAGTTGTTCCGGATGTACACTCTATTGGTTTCGTTTGGGCTACTATGTTATGGGATCTTCATTGGAAATATGTTGAAAAATATGGTTATTCTTCGGATGTATTATCTACAACGCCTAACGGAAGTACAAAAGTATTACAACTGGTAACAGATGCTTTGAAACTTCAGGGATGTAACCCTAGCTTTATTGATGGAAGAAATGCAATATTAGCAGCAGAGTTAGCAACTACCGGAGGTGTTGACAAATGTATGATCTGGGGTGTTTTCGCAAGAAGAGGTTTAGGAGTAAGTGCATCTGCAGGAGTGAAGAATAATATTAATGATCAGATTCAGGACTTTAATGTACCGGAACAGTGTTTATTAGCTACCAATGAAGTGAATGGTGATAAAAATAAAAATATTTCCATCTATCCAAACCCTGCTAAAGACGAGTTTTATATCAATTTCCCAAGCAATACTCTTGGAAAAGTAAGTGTAGAACTTTATGATATGTCTGGTAAACTGGTTTCTTCTGAAGATAAAATTTCGCCGGATGCTAAGAATGCAATTTCTACAAGTAACCTGGTAAACGGAACTTATATGGTGAAAATCAAAGGACTTGGTTTTGAAGCCGCTTCAAAAGTAATGGTTAAAAAATAA
- a CDS encoding EamA family transporter: MKKKNILKGVLFVGIGASIYGMLATFVKMAYHDGFTTSEVTTSQFVLGLTGLLILNLIQTLTSKQKLSLPNSKEVRMLLLAGTSLGGTSLFYYIAVQYINVSIAIVLLMQSVWFSVVVESILTKKLPNARKVVSVVIVLLGTVLATNLINMDIELDWHGVFWGLMAAASYTLTMFTSNTLATHLPVFRKSIIMLAGGSVVVFAFLFFAQIGPMYFDGLKSLYLNFTDNTEHIHSFNYSIFLTYGFVLALFGTIIPPILFNIGFPNAGLGLGSIVSSLELPVSVTMAFVLLGEKVFLIQWIGIALILFAIVLMNLPSKKVKEVSVAELS; the protein is encoded by the coding sequence ATGAAGAAGAAAAATATACTAAAAGGTGTTTTATTTGTAGGGATTGGAGCTAGTATATACGGTATGTTGGCCACTTTTGTGAAAATGGCTTACCATGATGGTTTCACTACTTCGGAAGTAACTACTTCCCAGTTTGTATTAGGTTTGACAGGACTTTTGATCCTTAATCTTATTCAGACTCTAACCTCAAAACAGAAATTATCGCTGCCAAATTCTAAAGAAGTCAGAATGTTGCTGCTTGCAGGAACTTCTTTAGGAGGAACAAGCTTATTTTATTATATTGCTGTACAATATATCAATGTTTCAATTGCTATAGTACTTTTGATGCAGTCAGTATGGTTCAGTGTGGTGGTGGAAAGTATTCTTACAAAAAAACTGCCCAACGCAAGAAAAGTAGTTTCAGTAGTTATCGTATTGTTGGGAACAGTTTTGGCCACGAATCTTATCAATATGGATATAGAACTTGACTGGCATGGAGTCTTCTGGGGACTGATGGCCGCTGCGTCATATACTTTGACGATGTTCACTTCCAATACGCTGGCAACCCATCTTCCGGTTTTCAGGAAAAGTATCATTATGCTGGCAGGTGGTTCTGTAGTAGTTTTTGCATTTTTATTCTTTGCACAGATCGGACCTATGTATTTTGATGGTTTAAAATCATTATACTTGAATTTTACAGATAATACAGAACATATCCATTCATTCAATTATTCAATATTCCTGACATACGGATTTGTCCTGGCTCTTTTTGGAACCATTATTCCTCCAATTTTATTCAATATCGGATTCCCAAATGCGGGGTTGGGCCTGGGAAGTATTGTTTCCTCACTGGAACTTCCGGTTTCCGTAACAATGGCCTTTGTTTTATTAGGGGAGAAAGTATTTCTGATTCAATGGATAGGAATTGCTTTGATCCTTTTTGCTATTGTTTTGATGAATTTACCTTCAAAAAAAGTAAAAGAAGTTTCGGTAGCAGAATTGTCTTAA
- a CDS encoding alpha/beta fold hydrolase, translated as MKHFRNIAAVFALMVSGFMFSQVKPLDAMLSDYKYPYEVHFLNLKSQGEDLKMAYMDVKPQKPNGKTIMLLHGKNFNGAYWEKTAKDLSAKGFRVVIPDQIGFGKSSKPHAYQFSFSQLAENTKGILDELKIDKAIVLGHSMGGMVATRFTLLYPEKVQKLILENPIGLEDYKTFAAYQTIDQAYQSELKNTAETYKNYQFKFYYDNKWKEEYQPWLDLIAGWTLHKDYPQVAWDAALTSDMIYNQPVCYEFKNIKVPTLLIIGTRDRTAIGKDRAPKELQPKMGQYQELGKKTQSEIAGSKLVEIENVGHLPHIEVYPQFFEALYNFIQ; from the coding sequence ATGAAACATTTCAGAAATATAGCTGCTGTTTTTGCGTTGATGGTGTCCGGTTTTATGTTTTCACAGGTAAAGCCTCTGGATGCAATGCTTTCCGATTATAAATACCCTTATGAAGTTCATTTTCTTAATTTGAAGTCTCAGGGAGAGGATTTGAAAATGGCTTATATGGATGTAAAGCCACAAAAGCCTAATGGGAAAACAATAATGCTTCTTCATGGAAAGAATTTCAACGGAGCGTATTGGGAGAAAACGGCAAAGGATTTGTCTGCAAAAGGATTCAGAGTAGTGATTCCTGATCAGATCGGGTTTGGAAAGTCTTCAAAGCCTCACGCTTACCAATTTTCTTTTTCACAACTGGCAGAGAATACGAAAGGAATTTTGGATGAACTGAAAATTGATAAAGCAATCGTTCTGGGGCATTCAATGGGTGGAATGGTAGCGACTAGATTTACATTGCTGTATCCGGAAAAAGTACAGAAGCTAATTCTCGAAAATCCAATCGGGTTGGAGGATTATAAGACTTTTGCTGCATATCAGACAATCGACCAAGCGTATCAGTCCGAACTGAAAAATACTGCAGAAACTTATAAAAATTATCAGTTCAAATTCTATTATGATAACAAGTGGAAAGAAGAATATCAGCCCTGGCTTGATCTGATTGCAGGATGGACTCTTCATAAAGATTACCCTCAGGTAGCCTGGGATGCAGCGCTTACCTCGGATATGATCTATAATCAGCCCGTATGTTATGAATTTAAAAATATAAAAGTTCCCACACTGCTTATTATTGGAACAAGAGACAGAACGGCAATCGGGAAAGATAGAGCGCCTAAAGAACTTCAGCCAAAAATGGGACAGTATCAGGAATTAGGAAAGAAAACCCAGAGTGAAATTGCAGGCTCAAAGCTTGTAGAGATTGAGAACGTAGGGCATCTTCCACACATTGAAGTATACCCTCAGTTCTTTGAAGCTCTGTATAACTTTATACAGTAA
- a CDS encoding multidrug effflux MFS transporter — protein sequence MKKTNPIWLLTVLVMLPQFVETIYSPVLPMVKEQFGVNEESVTLTISLYFIAFALGVAFWGVQCDRIGRKKSLEYGLITYGIGTLAAIFAPNFMIFLSARIISAFGISVGSIVTQTILRDTYDQNNISKVFSWIGIGLSISPVIGMMTGSVLISSAGHQGVFITLCLLAGLFYTLSRKKISETQHSVKEINMVILTDLLKRMLRDKTIIKCCLLIMSFNVLLFSYYTLAPFIFKEYHYSSYIFGYSSVILAVGTFAGAKLNRFLLLRNIQPKYLVEAGTFTACIASVFVWILVSKGIYFLIPYFFIVMAFSIAIPNILSTALIHYKNETGSAGALLGLMYYILIGLGLISVGFIQNLGISCVLFSGIGVCTLVFFEYRKN from the coding sequence ATGAAAAAGACAAATCCCATTTGGCTGCTGACCGTACTTGTAATGCTTCCTCAGTTTGTAGAAACTATTTACAGCCCGGTTTTACCAATGGTGAAGGAGCAGTTCGGAGTGAATGAAGAATCTGTTACCCTGACGATCAGTTTATATTTTATAGCATTTGCTCTGGGAGTAGCATTTTGGGGAGTACAATGTGATAGAATCGGAAGAAAAAAATCCCTTGAATACGGGCTTATCACCTATGGAATCGGAACACTGGCAGCTATTTTTGCACCCAATTTCATGATTTTCCTTAGTGCCAGGATTATTTCTGCATTTGGAATTTCTGTAGGCTCTATTGTTACACAAACAATTCTAAGAGATACGTATGATCAAAACAATATCAGCAAAGTATTTTCCTGGATTGGAATTGGTTTATCCATAAGTCCTGTAATAGGAATGATGACCGGATCAGTATTGATTTCGTCCGCTGGACATCAGGGTGTTTTTATAACATTATGTCTGCTTGCAGGGCTGTTTTATACTCTTTCCCGTAAGAAAATTTCAGAAACCCAACATTCAGTAAAAGAAATCAATATGGTTATTTTAACTGATTTATTAAAGAGAATGCTTCGTGATAAAACTATTATAAAATGCTGCTTACTGATTATGAGCTTTAATGTCTTGCTGTTTTCCTACTACACACTGGCTCCGTTTATCTTTAAAGAATATCATTATTCCTCATATATTTTCGGATACAGCAGTGTTATATTGGCTGTCGGAACATTTGCCGGAGCAAAACTTAACAGATTTCTGTTATTGAGGAACATACAACCTAAATATTTAGTTGAAGCGGGCACATTTACTGCATGTATCGCCTCAGTTTTCGTATGGATTCTGGTGAGTAAAGGGATATACTTTTTAATTCCATACTTCTTCATTGTAATGGCATTCAGCATTGCTATTCCGAATATTCTGAGTACCGCACTTATCCATTATAAAAATGAAACCGGAAGTGCGGGAGCTTTGCTGGGACTAATGTATTATATACTGATAGGTTTAGGCCTGATAAGCGTTGGTTTTATCCAGAATTTAGGGATTTCCTGTGTCTTGTTTTCGGGAATTGGAGTTTGTACTTTAGTATTCTTTGAATACAGGAAAAATTAA
- a CDS encoding AraC family transcriptional regulator has product MAVLKQNEEFDADSIREKVIGIASDMVMHDSGFHFHTTKAQLLYAPSGCMTVTTSDRQLVLPPFRMLWIPANETHRVNFRNIVAYRSIYFDECYAEKYMRSSLKVLHVNPLLKEIIERICFWEWSELRNDQVNLLNVFWNEISGALEEKLEIKIPQDRRFKKFSEEWTLRYAMPPMLKDLAEKTGAVEKTISRIFKKETGLSYQEWRQQWRLQRSIELLVEGNSIGEVSHILDFSSDSAFIEFFKKQTGSTPLQYLIKHE; this is encoded by the coding sequence ATGGCTGTATTGAAGCAAAATGAAGAGTTTGATGCGGATTCTATCCGGGAAAAGGTAATTGGAATAGCTTCTGATATGGTGATGCATGATTCCGGCTTTCATTTTCATACAACGAAAGCTCAGTTATTATATGCACCATCTGGCTGCATGACCGTTACTACTTCTGATAGGCAACTGGTTTTGCCTCCATTCAGAATGCTCTGGATTCCTGCCAATGAGACTCATCGGGTAAATTTCAGAAATATTGTGGCTTACAGGTCAATCTATTTTGATGAATGTTATGCCGAAAAATATATGAGATCCAGTCTTAAAGTTTTGCACGTCAACCCATTATTAAAAGAAATTATTGAAAGGATCTGCTTTTGGGAATGGTCAGAACTCAGAAATGATCAGGTCAATCTGCTCAATGTTTTCTGGAATGAAATAAGTGGAGCTTTGGAAGAAAAGCTGGAGATTAAAATCCCGCAAGACAGACGTTTTAAGAAATTTTCAGAAGAGTGGACTCTGCGCTATGCTATGCCGCCGATGTTGAAAGATCTTGCTGAAAAAACCGGAGCAGTGGAGAAAACAATCAGCCGTATTTTTAAAAAAGAAACAGGGTTGTCTTACCAGGAATGGAGGCAGCAGTGGCGGTTGCAGCGATCCATTGAACTTTTGGTGGAAGGTAATTCAATAGGAGAGGTGTCTCATATTTTAGACTTCTCTTCAGACAGTGCTTTTATTGAGTTTTTCAAAAAACAGACAGGCTCGACTCCTTTGCAATACCTCATAAAGCATGAGTAA
- the rplS gene encoding 50S ribosomal protein L19, which translates to MDLLKYVQDKYIAKKEFPEFKAGDTITVYYEIKEGQKTRTQFFKGTVIQLRGTGSTKTFTIRKMSGDVGVERVFPINLPALQKIELDRKGRVRRARIYYFRDLRGKKARIKDAAYKKK; encoded by the coding sequence ATGGATTTATTAAAGTACGTACAAGACAAGTACATTGCTAAAAAAGAATTCCCTGAATTCAAAGCAGGTGATACAATTACTGTGTATTACGAAATTAAAGAAGGACAAAAGACAAGAACTCAGTTCTTCAAAGGAACAGTTATCCAATTAAGAGGTACTGGTTCTACAAAAACTTTCACTATCAGAAAAATGAGTGGTGATGTAGGTGTAGAAAGAGTATTCCCTATTAACCTGCCTGCACTTCAAAAAATCGAGCTTGACAGAAAAGGTAGAGTTAGAAGAGCTAGAATTTACTACTTCAGAGACCTTAGAGGTAAAAAAGCAAGAATCAAAGACGCTGCTTACAAGAAGAAATAA